A window of Cydia pomonella isolate Wapato2018A chromosome 25, ilCydPomo1, whole genome shotgun sequence genomic DNA:
ttaatgttttttttttaccacaccagctggtaaagccTCTCTTAATACTTCAAAAACTggtgaaaaagttgcatttcatccacaagagtggcaaagtaattagatgcaGATTTACAGTTGTTTCCTCATTTTGGCTGGTAGGGTTGACTTTTAAGTCaggattttgaatgataaatattttcgCGTTGccgtggtgaaaagttttgtgttcactcggtggcaaaagtTGTTTAACACTCGTGCCTTGAGACCCTCGCGACGTTCAAGATTCCAATTTCGAACCATTCGCTAAGATCGGTGTTCAATttcggaatctttcgcttgctcaggtatcaGGTATATAAGCACGAGACATAAAACGTCTTTTCCCCTTTGTAAAACTTGCACTTACATTTGGTAAGTCtaattttcaattcaatattttgttACAGCCGAAGACTCCGAAGAATCCAATGTTTCGAAGCCAATAGTAAAACGTATACAACCGCAAATAATAAAAGTAGAGTGCGTACCAAAACCGCCGCTCGCGAGCCGGCCGTGTCCCGCGACATCACACCACGAGCCGCGCCGAGCCAAGAGTGTGGTAGTCGCGCCGGCTCACACGCCCGCCGTCCACGCCGACCAAGTCTACGAGTGCGGTACATGCTGGAAACGGTTTACAATGAAGAAATATTTAATCGGTCACATGAAGATTCACAACGAAGCAAAGTCTTTCATGTGTGAAGTTTGCAAAAGGCGGTTTAAACATAAACACCATTTGATTGACCACAGGCGTATTCACACTGGAGACCAGCCTTACAGCTGCGAAGTTTGTGAGAAGCGGTTTTCACAAAAATCGTCTTTAATAGTACATAAGAGGATTCACACTGGTGAAAAACCTTACAAGTGTGAAATATGCAACAAAACTTTCACACAAAGTTCAGCTTTACTTACTCATAAACGAACCCACGGGGAGAAAACTTACTTCTGTGAGATGTGCGGCAAGGGATTTTCTCTAAAGTGCAACTTTACTGCGCATGTACGTACACACACTGGTGAGAAACCATATGATTGTAAAGTATGTAAAAAACGGTTTAACGAGCAATCCAGCCTTAAAAGACATATAAGAATTCACACAGGAGAGACACCGTACGCTTGCAGaacatgtgaaaaaaaattcaaagatTTTTCCAGTTTTAGTAAACACGAACAAATTCATACCGGGAAGAAGCCTTTCACATgtgatatatgtaataaatcatTCGGTCGTAAAACTCACCTAAATAGGCATAAGCAACTTCATACAGGAGAGAAACGGTTCTGTTGCGATATCTGTGGAAAGCAATTCACAGAAAAATATACATTAGATAATCATAAGTTGGTTCACTCAAAAAATCAGTCTTCTAACGACGAGTGACAAAAACTTAGCCATTTGATTcctttttataatttgttattgAATTATAGATACTAGATACCTTTTAATCTTGTTTTATTCTTTTCAGTTCCATGTCTCAAAATAATTGATAACATTGAATTAGTATAAATCAAAGTGTTACATAATTGATTGTAGAAGTGATGTAAAGTTTTAAATGCTGTTAGCCACAAAAACCTTAGATTATTGTTGATACGATAATCGATGAACTGTGAGTGCTGTACCATGCGGTTTTTGCACACAAATCAAGATTATACATTACAAAGTTAAAAACCGCAGCACATTAAATTATGCACTATTCCAGAGGTTACCAAATAGCGGACCACTGTCCAGATCCGGACCGCCGAcctattttatgtttttgctTATTCAATAAACTCAAGTATAGGAACGGACCGcgattgtcattttattttaagaactgGACCCTTGAAGAagctaattggtgacccctgttATAGCACATTGGCTCCGCCTCTcacatgcgcgagagggcttgggctatagtccccacgctagcccaatgtggATTGGGGATTTCACATACACAtttgaacttcttcgcagatgtatgcaggttctctctcgatattttccttcaccgaaaagctggtggtaaatatcaaatgatgatatttcgtacatatgttccgaaaaactcattggtacgagccaggatttgatcccgcgacctccagatttaaagtcggacgtcataacCGCCCGGCCATCACCGCTTTAAGTAAGcttgtactttttaatattcacCAAAAATAATCAATCAAATGAAAGTCGGACGTGCttcaattatatattaaaaaaaccggacaagtgctagtcggacacgcccaccgagggctccgtactttttagtattaattGTTATAGCGATAATGAGATTCATGAGATACAccctagtgacagacggacagtctTAGTCGGAGTCTTAGTAATTGGGTTCCGTTTCCAAATtgtaaaatgggaccctatttcttagtaatagggtcccgttttaccctttgggtacggaaccctaaaaaggtaggTAATCGCGGGGAAATAGACCTCGAATACCTTGCAATATGATTCCGACATTCAatatgtgatgatgatgatgatcttgTTGATAGTGGTAGTGAATGGACGCAGGCTGGCGCgttttcagctcgtcgcgtttaGCGTCGATGTCAGCTTTACGTTGCTCCTCGAAATCGCGCACATTGCCCTGCAACAGCCTGCGCCACTCAGGACGATGTGCTGCCAAACAATTCAATATgtactatatactcgtattaatatTAATGTGTAGTTATAATCCGGAAAGGGCAACTTGCTGGTATTAAGTGTAATAATCAGTAACAATTAATCTTGACGTATGTTCATGAGCGAATAATTATTTCCGCTAattccaataaattaaatattgcatTGTGTTTGATTTGAAAGTGGTGGGTATGGGCATGATGCAACACGCGATACAAAAGTTCAGTATGATTCCGATACATCAATCAATGAACCTGGTTGCGTGAACGGCATAACATGCAAAATGGATAGAGTGAATTTCACCATCAATGGAAAGCAAGTTAGCGGTGAGTATTAGGTTTTTTACTATTACCTTATAACAATAAAAgaccaaaattattttataagagtACAAGTACGTACTAGTTTGGTTGGTAGGTatgatacataggtacatactttaaaatttatgtctaaaattaaattattggtacaagcttttatcactgactgtacttttctttccacagttaactaatacttatctagacaattctaacaacccccgAACCCATTGGGGTTGGTagaacgcgaggaagaagaagatgtaaAAGCCTTAGAGTAACGCTACGATTTTACCCCGAAATATAAATCTGTAGCCCAATTAAAACACAAAGGATTATGACAATGATACCGCGGAGTAATTTATAATGACAATATCCAAttgtcaaatttagcttccaacaTTTTACACACACTAACTAATAACatagaaatatgtataaatcGAACTTATCCCAAAAGAGATATCTTCCAGAGGATATGTGAGGATAGTCTTCCAAAAAAGAGAGGATGTTGGTGagacaatagtattttatgcaatagttGTATAAGAatggtcaaaaaaggcgagtggcgtgagtttgTAAAGatattgtaaaggaatacgccttGAGCATTTTTtcacctacttatacaacgttgcatacaatacttttcctacgagtcaacaaaaataaatcttaatttaggtaaacaaagcaaaagtatatagccaagacgcgcgaccataccttgttacgcgcccgacccgccccgggccgcggccggccggtcggcgacacctcgtaactcataaggccctggtacttgctttaaattaaatttttggacagttttttttcgattttttcgtaacctacggagactaacaagcaacgctaagcggtcttcgtagtctatgggtgttgctatattacgggtgtcacatgcgtgtttctgacttatgaagtaattgtttttactatgcaaccaaatgaatatattgtaagttggcagcaatgcacttagtttaaaacagtattcgttttgattttgttaggttggtagccgttaatcgcagtaacgttatagcgattaaaagcacaagagctgttatgaggaatagacaatatagacttttcttcaaaccttttatgtatgttcttatattggacttaatgaatgcataaatgacagataacagtagaggagtaggaaaagcaACTAATTAATCTCTATGATACCTTAAAAATCCGTAATTAATGGCcagtacattacgataaactgttttgttacaacaaatttcttatctgtgataatgttgttaactacatcaaaatcgatttggttatgacattcaaatttggaacacaCACGAAcacagtcgagatgcctttttgttggAAATGAAATATAATACCATTGACATAAAATTAGTTAGTGACATAAAATTGGTATGTGTGCAGATAAAaaagtgtatgtaactgtacataattaggcattaaaacactcgtgtgatccttttattaaattaacccacactcgtgtattttaatgctttttagggttccgtagccaaatggcataaaacggaacccttatagtttcgccatgtccgtctgtctgtctgtctgtctgtctgtctgtctgtctgtctgtccgaggctttgctccgtgggcgttagtgctagaaagctgaaatttggcatggatatataaatcaataaagccgagaaagtcgtacaataaaatctaaaaaattttttttttttagggtacctcccctacacgtaaagtgggggtgaacttttttttttcgcttcaaccctagagtgtggggtatcgttggaaaggtctttcaaaactaataggggttttcaagaaacattttttgataaagtgaatatattcggagataatcgctccgaaagaaaaaaaaaatgtgtccccccccctctaacttttgaaccataggtccaaaaaatatgaaaaaaatcgtggaagtagagcttaagaaagacattaaatgaaaactatagcggacatgatcagtttagctgtttttgagttatcgcaaaaagttttcccttcatagtaaaaagacttattttaattaggtactgattatgcaaatttgcctatttgtttaactcaggtgaaaggtaccgtttcatcccttggttaacaatttactatactttaagctccagtttagcttattatgacggaagagtaactacggaaccctacactgagcgtggcccgacatgctcttgttaTTATGTAGCAGTGACATAAACTAATAGTAGCAAAACACATATGGTCAAGTCACCGGCAATATTTAATACTATTATTGAATATTGCCGGTGACTTGACGCATGTGTTTTGCtgatgtttgataaaaattggTTTAAGTAGTTCCGCTCTTTTCTATCTAGGAAACGTAACAACCTCCATGAGTTTAATCGATtcatatcaaaattataaaaaaataagttattttcaaCCTTTTAACCCTTTTTGTTTTTGATATCTACAGCAGCGGTGGTATTAAGACAGGTTAAGTGTTAACGTTTTCTCTTACCGCTCCTTTATAATCATGAgattataataatttgttttgacCCGACAGCGGGCGCGGAGGTGTCAGTGGACACGACGCTGACCGAATACATCCGGCGCTGCGCGGACCTGCGCGGCACCAAGTACATGTGCCTGGAAGGCGGTTGCGGCGCGTGCATCGTAAACGTGCGTGCGCGTACCGCCAGCGGCGAACGACTCACCTTCTCTGTTAACACGGTAACTTGTAGCCTTATGGCCGTTTCAGACTAGCGTCTTATACGAGCGTACGCGCGTGTTAGCTCGTACCGCCGAAATGACCTTTTACTCGCAGAAAAATACGCAACCATCCTTAGTCTTTGGCAAagtgaatttaaaatagaggtggattgtcaaagaaaactttgtagccacggttAATTTACTGTcatatttcgacacatgatgAAAACTTTTAGCGTGtatttgtgacgttatctatgaagagggaccttattgtcgatggcgcttacgccattattaacAATACTCCGATACAAACGCAACGCCGCGCGACGCAgcgcggcgtaagcgccatcgacaataaggtcccttttcatagataatgccacatttaTCTTTCACTGATacgttttaaatttgttaaatatcaaaaagtggcgctacGTCATAAAGTTCTGTTCCGGCGTCTGCGCGGTTGCATAGCGATGTATTTAAATACGTCattacacactgtatacatgTAGAAGAAAATTATTTTGTCTACCATGGTACATGTTTGGCACGCCGAATGTCTGTAGATATAAATCGACCCTATAATTGCGCcaagtccgtctgtctgtgtgtccgcggctttgctccgtgattgttggtaatataaagtaataaaaaaatggtacctCCCGTATATTGTTTTCAGTTTAACCCTATGATGTGGGTGTTGTAGGATAGGTCTtacaaaacgaataggggtctccaacaaacattttatataaaatgtaggtgttcggaaataatcgctctaaggtaaaataaatatgcGTGTACAGTGTCTTGTTGCTGTGCTGTCCTGCGAAGGCTGGGATATTACTACCATAGAGGGAATCGGAAACAGACAGAAGGGCTACAACATAATACAAACTCGCCTGAACAACTACTTTGGCTCGCAATGTGGATACTGTAGCCCTGGATTCGTGATGAGCATGTACAGGTATGTATGAgaccaaaatagttatttgttctacaagggggcaaagttactCACAAGGTCACAAGGCtcgtggttaaattttggaatctttcgcgtGCTTGTGTATTAATATTAGactttgtttaaccctcgtgcctggaaaccctcgcaacgcccgagattccacttctcgaaccactcgctacgttcGTGGTTCATTTTTGGACtcttttgcttgctcgggtGTCAATGTTAGCACGAGCGATTAAACAACTTTGTCccgttgtaaaacaaataactatttatttaccattttaatagctaatttgtgttttttttttcaaatatagaaaaaaatcgTTCAGTGAcctttataggtacctaattatataCCACGCAGATTATGATTAGATTGAAATATCAACCCGTATTGAGTAGTAGTTCAAtagtaaataaacataattattacaattttattttttagccTTATTCAAGGCAGTGAACATCATTTAACTGAAGAACAGATAGAGAAGTCGTTTGGCAGCAATCTCTGCAGATGCACCGGCTATCGGCCCATCCTGGAGGCTTTCAAATCGTTCGCAGTGGACCCTGACCCGAAAatcctcaaaaaaattaaagacatTGAGGACATTGACAACTTAGTGTGTCCAAAATCGGGAGTTAAATGTGGTGGCACTTGTGGCAATAACGATCAAGACTGGTGTCTTATCCATGCAGATTCAGAAAAAGAGGAGCCAGTGACTAAGAAGATATCATTGTCCGATGGAAGGTTATGGTTCAGAGTAAATAACATCAAAGCCATATTTGAATCTCTTGACCAAGTGAACGGGTATAGCAACTACATGTTGGTTGCTGGAAATACCTCTAAAGGTAGGTATTTTTGTCAACTTGAACGATTTAGCCAAGTAAAGCCAGTGATACACTACTACTACACGAATGAAGTGGCGCGACGTTGCCGGATTTCACTCAACATGCCTGGCGacaagggccctccacactcgtgcgcgagtcgaggcgcgaagccgcgaacgcgagtgtggagggccctcgcgtcgatttcgcagattgttcacgccttcgcgccttattccccgtgttttgtcggtatttggcccgcgtcaaaggagacgcgaagcgcgaacttgcaagactccacactcgcaatcgcttcacgccgcgattcgctcacgagtcggttaatctgaattatataaccttctatggcggctacttggttatattgggtgcgaacttgatcaaccaaaaatcaatttgacagttcccagtttgaatcagtgccttgccgcaaactaaatccgatcagctgacgcttcggcgccatattgccgcgaaccaaactgcaaaatcgccgtgaagttgtgcgagtgtggagtctaggTCAAcatcgcggtatgttcgctccgcgaagtcgcgccgcgattcactcacgcgcatagtctggagggggctacACGTGTCGCGCTATGTTGCCAGACATTTCGAGCGAAGTTCGGACGTCATTGGCGACACGTGTAGTGGGACATTTATCGCATAGCGTATCCCTGGCTAAGTACCGGCTGGAAGCTGGGATCCAACCAGCGTTGACATTATACTTGTTaaggcaggggttcccaatctttttcaacatgcggcgcagttacaagtttagtattgcAGCAGCGTAACATTAACTTTGATGACATAGTACAAAACTCTTTACCTGAACCTTTAATCGATTTAAGTTCTGTAGAAATTAACTCAAAGAttgtagataaatacttaaaatcaGTTAATATTCATAAAGGCGCCGGTCCAGATGGGTTACACCCCCTCTTAATTAAACGGTGCAGTTCCTCTCTTACAACACCTATCACTATGCTTTTTACCAAATCTCTTAAAGACGGCTATGTTCCTAAAACATGGAAGCAGGCTTGGGTGACCCCTATACctaaaggtacagtcagccgcGACATTGAGAAATACCGTCCGATTTCCAAA
This region includes:
- the LOC133531649 gene encoding zinc finger protein 501-like isoform X2 — encoded protein: MEALQSCRCCLRRSPDRDMNMPYLHHDKTEIYSVMLAECFDIHLMGSKTDVGICEICLGRLRDASDFKLQVQRSQEELQQLLGECIVKDESKIKQEISDDNVTDDFGHESKLKQEISDDDITDDFGPEDSEESNVSKPIVKRIQPQIIKVECVPKPPLASRPCPATSHHEPRRAKSVVVAPAHTPAVHADQVYECGTCWKRFTMKKYLIGHMKIHNEAKSFMCEVCKRRFKHKHHLIDHRRIHTGDQPYSCEVCEKRFSQKSSLIVHKRIHTGEKPYKCEICNKTFTQSSALLTHKRTHGEKTYFCEMCGKGFSLKCNFTAHVRTHTGEKPYDCKVCKKRFNEQSSLKRHIRIHTGETPYACRTCEKKFKDFSSFSKHEQIHTGKKPFTCDICNKSFGRKTHLNRHKQLHTGEKRFCCDICGKQFTEKYTLDNHKLVHSKNQSSNDE
- the LOC133531649 gene encoding zinc finger protein 501-like isoform X3 translates to MEALQSCRCCLRRSPDRDMNMPYLHHDKTEIYSVMLAECFDIHLMGSKTDVGICEICLGRLRDASDFKLQVQRSQEELQQLLGECIVKDESKIKQEISDDNVTDDFGPEDSEESNVSKPIVKRIQPQIIKVECVPKPPLASRPCPATSHHEPRRAKSVVVAPAHTPAVHADQVYECGTCWKRFTMKKYLIGHMKIHNEAKSFMCEVCKRRFKHKHHLIDHRRIHTGDQPYSCEVCEKRFSQKSSLIVHKRIHTGEKPYKCEICNKTFTQSSALLTHKRTHGEKTYFCEMCGKGFSLKCNFTAHVRTHTGEKPYDCKVCKKRFNEQSSLKRHIRIHTGETPYACRTCEKKFKDFSSFSKHEQIHTGKKPFTCDICNKSFGRKTHLNRHKQLHTGEKRFCCDICGKQFTEKYTLDNHKLVHSKNQSSNDE
- the LOC133531293 gene encoding uncharacterized protein LOC133531293; translation: MCLEGGCGACIVNVRARTASGERLTFSVNTCLVAVLSCEGWDITTIEGIGNRQKGYNIIQTRLNNYFGSQCGYCSPGFVMSMYSLIQGSEHHLTEEQIEKSFGSNLCRCTGYRPILEAFKSFAVDPDPKILKKIKDIEDIDNLVCPKSGVKCGGTCGNNDQDWCLIHADSEKEEPVTKKISLSDGRLWFRVNNIKAIFESLDQVNGYSNYMLVAGNTSKGRYFCQLERFSQVKPVIHYYYTNEVARRCRISLNMPGDKGPPHSCASRGAKPRTRVWRALASISQIVHAFAPYSPCFVGIWPASKETRSANLQDSTLAIACKL